The Styela clava chromosome 13, kaStyClav1.hap1.2, whole genome shotgun sequence genome has a window encoding:
- the LOC120332552 gene encoding soluble guanylate cyclase gcy-31-like produces MYGIILDSMTDCIRRLYGEETWKRVVGSTDISNTVFTTHKIYDEQMIPIIAKALSGITGNGINTIMEQFGRHFIAYIDDIRNDRIAKVLGRTFKDFLNGLDCMHEYYRFSFPEMQPPSFFVAEEDEEGLEVHYRTRRTFTGVMFYVKGIVHEIATSFFSLDVNIEITQHGFTGDVLCAVFRLHFRNDEYVRCRELIKAKRDFRENNKLSFPSHVFFELFPFHVVFDERLCILSSGHGLDELYPGLDGRRINETFFLTRPLGYDLTWENVLIHTNNVFELTSVKAAGRRGKTDDTSRFRHQMAATHFIKLRGQMLYVEEWNHVIFLSTLMLDDLNTMYEMGIYVNDLTFHDLSRDMVLHGPQQTTEYKLALDLEQGQTARLEEIIETLDAERRKTDVLLHSMIPKEIARSLKQGCTTMTLCERHDEVTILFSDIVNFESIYMHIAPHEIMIILNMMVSVFDILCEKFGIYKVETVADGFMAVSGAPTYDEHHARNMADMAFEMLNGIKTVKDPNTRASIHIRIGLHCGYVVSGLVGIKIPRYCLFGDTVNIASKMEATGEGQRIQISQTCKDSLSRYGNTYIIEDKGMVQAKGCGNIMTYWLTGVNSDSKLLNLDTKRPIEFKNIRMDTAPFNEEVQKKTSVDAKVEKTEEKKPNESTVTQASTNKLMPAMSPNVRSTREEVKDKKERNPISAVSTALIDTTVNTKKSSKSREKEKKKPSLPTIASQSKKTESAQGTKKTPEVKKPIVSKSTAEKISSSGVTAKEEGKAVKRGKPANDKPVADRKSKKEKHADAYKTLLKVIRHYGVKNDMDDMPDESLSLGDRALLAEKDILGTVRVDMEDSIKRGDTNGMGMDRMVENLRQKHVKNPLPRSIENLLQLPNMVVPGSPQIEAAVVPRIVVSDSNSLPIPTPKKIPSNRISSPKGYNFQQKETTEPITLRKFGNGSKHAYKNKVIPASTVTTPSHKARSCQENAEDSLIITESIYGSTSSLASRSSGYYSTSRVPPKCPFQTAYERKRQNDGDNFNLLRKSQIDSKVCSIL; encoded by the exons ATGTATGGTATAATTCTCGATAGCATGACTGACTGTATTCGTCGACTCTACGGCGAAGAAACCTGGAAGAGAGTTGTTGGATCGACTGATATTTCGAACACGGTCTTCACAACTCACAAG ATCTACGACGAGCAGATGATACCGATCATCGCCAAAGCTTTGAGCGGAATCACTGGAAATGGAATCAACACCATTATGGAGCAGTTTGGAAGACATTTCATCGCCTACATTGATGACATCAG AAATGACAGAATTGCGAAAGTTCTTGGACGAACTTTCAAGGATTTTCTGAACGGACTTGACTGCATGCACGAATACTACCGATTCAGCTTCCCTGAGATGCAACCACCAAG CTTTTTCGTGGCCGAAGAGGACGAGGAAGGGCTGGAAGTTCATTACAGAACAAGACGAACTTTTACTGGGGTGATGTTCTACGTGAAAGGAATCgttcacgaaattgctacaagTTTCTTCTCTCTTGATGTGAATATAGAAATCACTCAACATGGATTCACAGGAGACGTTTTGTGCGCAGTGTTCAG ACTTCACTTTCGCAACGACGAATACGTGCGGTGTCGAGAACTGATCAAGGCAAAACGAGATTTCAGAGAAAACAACAAACTATCTTTCCCATCTCACGTGTTTTTTGAACTGTTTCCATTCCACGTCGTCTTTGACGAGAG ACTTTGTATCCTGAGCAGCGGTCATGGATTGGACGAGCTCTACCCCGGCCTGGACGGAAGACGAATCAATGAAACTTTCTTCCTGActcgaccactgggatacgatCTTACTTGGGAGAAT GTCTTGATTCACACCAATAATGTGTTTGAGTTGACTTCTGTGAAGGCAGCAGGGAGAAGAGGAAAGACTGATGACA CGTCAAGATTTCGTCACCAGATGGCGGCAACACATTTTATAAAACTTCGAGGGCAGATGTTATACGTCGAAGAATGGAATCACGTTATTTTTCTATCAACTCTTAT GTTGGATGACCTGAACACAATGTATGAAATGGGAATCTACGTCAACGACTTGACTTTCCATGACCTGAGCCGGGATATGGTGTTGCATGGACCGCAACAAACTACCGAATATAAGTTGGCACTGGATTTGGAACAG GGACAAACAGCAAGACTTGAGGAAATTATTGAAACGTTGGACGCCGAACGAAGAAAAACAGATGTTCTTCTGCACAGCATGATCCCGAAGGAAATTGCAAGAAGTTTGAAACAAGGATGCACAACTATGACACTGTGTGAG agaCACGACGAAGTTACGATTCTGTTCAGTGACATTGTGAATTTCGAAAGCATCTACATGCACATCGCACCACATGAGATTATGATCATCCTAAACATGATG GTCAGCGTATTCGACATTCTTTGTGAAAAGTTCGGAATTTACAAAGTAGAAACGGTCGCAGATGGATTCATGGCCGTCTCTGGAGCTCCAACTTACGACGAACATCATGCTCGCAACATGGCTGACATGGCCTTCGAGATGTTGAATGGCATCAAGACTGTCAAAGATCCAAATACTAGAGCTTCGATCCATATTAGAATTG GTCTGCATTGTGGATATGTTGTGTCAGGATTAGTTGGGATCAAGATCCCAAGATATTGCCTGTTTGGAGACACCGTCAATATCGCGTCAAAGATGGAGGCGACTGGAGAG GGACAACGCATCCAGATCAGTCAAACATGCAAAGACAGTTTGAGTCGCTATGGAAACACCTACATTATTGAAGATAAAGGAATGGTACAGGCGAAAGGGTGCGGGAATATCATGACATACTGGCTTACTG GTGTGAACTCAGACAGTAAGCTACTAAACTTAGATACGAAAAG GCCGATTGAATTCAAAAACATCAGAATGGACACAGCTCCTTTCAACGAAGAAG TGCAAAAGAAGACGTCAGTGGATGCTAAAGTTGAGAAGACAGAGGAGAAAAAGCCGAACGAATCGACTGTCACCCAAGCCAGTACTAACAAATTGATGCCTGCTATGTCGCCAAATGTAAGAAGTACACGGGAGGAAGTGAAAGACAAAAAGGAGCGAAACCCAATATCAGCAG TGTCTACGGCCCTTATTGATACAACAGTCAATACGAAAAAGAGCTCGAAAAgcagagaaaaagaaaagaaaaaaccTTCATTGCCGACCATTGCATCTCAGTCAAAGAAAACCGAATCTGCTCAGGGAACAAAGAAAACTCCGGAGGTGAAAAAACCAATCGTCAGTAAATCTACCGCAGAGAAGATCTCATCAAGTGGGGTGACAGCAAAAGAAGAAGGAAAGGCAGTAAAAAGAGGAAAACCAGCAAATGATAAACCAGTAGCGGATCGGAAAAGCAAGAAAGAAAAACACGCCGATGCTTATAAGACCTTGCTGAAAGTAATTCGCCATTATGGAGTCAAAAATGATATGGATGATATGCCCGATGAAAGTTTAAGCTTAGGAGATCGAGCTCTGCTTGCTGAGAAGGATATTCTAGGTACAGTAAGAGTTGACATGGAAGATTCTATCAAACGCGGTGATACAAACGGAATGGGGATGGACAGAATGGTTGAAAATTTGCGCCAGAAGCATGTCAAGAACCCTCTACCGCGATCTATCGAAAACTTACTGCAATTGCCAAATATGGTGGTGCCGGGTTCACCACAGATTGAAGCTGCGGTCGTCCCAAGAATTGTTGTTAGTGATTCCAACAGTCTGCCTATTCCTACACCCAAGAAAATTCCCAGCAACAGAATTTCGTCGCCTAAAGGAtacaattttcaacaaaaagaaACAACCGAGCCCATTACACTCAGAAAGTTTGGTAACGGTAGTAAGCATGCATATAAAAACAAAGTAATACCAGCCAGCACAGTTACAACACCAAGCCACAAAGCTAGGAGTTGCCAAGAAAACGCAGAAGATAGTCTAATCATTACCGAGTCTATTTATGGGAGCACTTCATCCTTAGCATCGAGATCTTCGGGATACTATTCAACTTCAAGGGTTCCACCAAAATGTCCATTCCAGACCGCTTATGAAAGAAAAAGACAAAATGACGGAGATAATTTCAATCTGCTACGAAAAAGTCAGATTGATTCGAAGGTGTGTAGCATCCTCTGA